A single Streptococcus thermophilus DNA region contains:
- a CDS encoding ArpU family phage packaging/lysis transcriptional regulator has product MLLPEIDEKATIRGCKRKLREYPRWREIAHDSSEQKITQEFTFMPRGTGGVNKPVENIAIRRVDALNELEAIEQAVSGLYRPDYRRILIEKYLEFPPKPNWQIAQSIGFERTAFQELLNNSILAFAELYRDGRLIVER; this is encoded by the coding sequence ATGCTGTTGCCGGAAATTGATGAAAAAGCAACTATTAGAGGTTGCAAGCGAAAACTTCGAGAATATCCACGGTGGCGAGAGATTGCACACGATAGCTCTGAGCAAAAAATAACGCAAGAGTTTACGTTTATGCCCCGTGGCACAGGTGGAGTAAATAAGCCAGTTGAAAACATTGCAATTAGGCGAGTTGATGCACTTAATGAGTTGGAAGCTATAGAGCAGGCCGTCAGTGGTCTATATCGTCCAGATTATCGTAGGATACTGATAGAAAAATATCTAGAGTTTCCACCCAAACCCAACTGGCAGATAGCTCAATCAATCGGCTTTGAACGCACTGCATTCCAAGAGCTTTTAAACAACTCTATCCTAGCTTTCGCAGAATTGTATCGTGATGGTCGGTTAATTGTGGAGCGTTGA
- a CDS encoding PBSX family phage terminase large subunit — protein MDLSKLYTKRQLEVLNYIWNHDWFICGLHGAKRAGKTVVNNDTFVTELSRVRKIADRLGVDEPIYILAGTSSTSIQNNVLQELYNKYGFEPRYDKHGSFVFCGVKVVQVYTGSISGLKRARGFTAFGAYVNEASLANEVVFKEIISRCSGEGARIVWDSNPDNPNHWLNRDYIGKNDGKIIDFSFKLDDNTFLSKRYIDSIKAATPKGKFYSRDILGLWTVAEGSIYADYDSKIHVVDELPEMKRYFGGIDWGYTHYGSIVIVGEGVDGNYYLVDGVAAQFKEIDWWVEQARKLTNIYGNMPFYADSARPEHVARFESEGFDISNANKSVIAGIELIAKLFKEQKLYVKRGFVPRFFDEIYQYRWKENSTKDEPLKEFDDVLDSVRYAIYSDYVIGSTERASYDDLLSMFS, from the coding sequence ATGGACTTGAGTAAGCTCTATACCAAGAGACAGTTAGAAGTGCTTAACTATATCTGGAATCACGATTGGTTTATCTGTGGTCTTCACGGCGCTAAGCGAGCAGGCAAGACCGTCGTTAACAACGATACGTTTGTGACCGAGTTAAGCCGTGTGAGGAAGATTGCAGACCGTTTGGGTGTGGATGAACCTATTTACATCCTAGCGGGTACGTCGTCGACTTCGATACAGAATAACGTGTTGCAAGAGCTTTATAATAAATACGGATTTGAGCCTAGATATGACAAACATGGCTCTTTTGTTTTTTGTGGAGTTAAAGTTGTCCAAGTTTACACTGGTTCAATTAGTGGTCTTAAACGTGCCCGCGGTTTTACAGCGTTCGGCGCTTATGTTAATGAGGCATCACTTGCTAACGAGGTTGTTTTCAAGGAGATTATATCACGGTGCTCAGGTGAGGGGGCTCGTATAGTTTGGGACAGTAACCCAGACAACCCTAACCATTGGCTTAATCGTGATTACATCGGCAAGAATGATGGCAAAATTATAGATTTTAGTTTCAAGCTTGATGACAATACGTTCCTGTCAAAACGCTATATCGATTCTATTAAGGCAGCTACGCCAAAGGGTAAATTCTACTCTAGAGATATTCTAGGACTCTGGACAGTAGCAGAGGGATCTATATACGCTGATTATGACAGTAAGATACACGTAGTTGATGAATTGCCAGAAATGAAACGCTACTTTGGTGGCATCGACTGGGGATATACTCACTACGGATCAATCGTGATTGTTGGCGAGGGTGTAGATGGCAATTACTATCTCGTTGACGGTGTAGCGGCACAATTCAAAGAGATAGACTGGTGGGTAGAACAAGCTAGAAAGCTAACCAACATCTACGGTAATATGCCATTTTATGCTGATAGTGCCCGCCCTGAACACGTAGCAAGATTTGAGAGTGAAGGATTTGATATTAGTAACGCTAACAAGTCAGTGATAGCTGGCATCGAGCTTATCGCTAAATTATTCAAAGAACAGAAATTATACGTTAAGCGGGGATTTGTACCTCGCTTTTTTGATGAGATATACCAGTACCGATGGAAAGAGAATAGCACGAAAGATGAACCATTGAAAGAATTTGATGACGTGCTTGATAGTGTGAGATACGCTATATATTCTGATTATGTCATCGGTAGTACAGAACGAGCAAGCTATGATGACTTGCTCAGTATGTTTAGTTAG
- a CDS encoding terminase small subunit, with translation MISGIAYNAALKAGYSENYSKTRAHKLLENDRIKAYIEERLKELEKKKIAKQDEVMQVFTSILRQELMEEVVELNAATGQFVKTKKPPSISEVIKAGSELMKRYPTEKQAEKMQLEIEKLKAQVGGDEGQDEKIAGFLDIIKGAVSDGLE, from the coding sequence TTGATTTCTGGCATAGCTTACAATGCGGCTCTTAAAGCTGGATATTCTGAAAATTACTCTAAAACTAGAGCTCATAAATTGTTAGAAAATGACAGAATCAAGGCTTATATCGAAGAACGACTGAAAGAGCTTGAGAAGAAGAAAATAGCAAAACAAGACGAAGTTATGCAAGTCTTCACTTCGATTTTACGTCAAGAACTCATGGAAGAAGTCGTAGAGCTGAACGCCGCTACAGGTCAGTTTGTTAAAACTAAGAAGCCTCCGTCCATCTCCGAGGTCATCAAGGCAGGTAGTGAGCTTATGAAACGCTATCCGACAGAGAAACAAGCTGAGAAAATGCAACTTGAGATTGAGAAACTCAAGGCCCAAGTTGGTGGTGATGAGGGTCAAGATGAGAAAATAGCTGGCTTCCTTGACATCATTAAAGGAGCTGTAAGCGATGGACTTGAGTAA